The Mixophyes fleayi isolate aMixFle1 chromosome 1, aMixFle1.hap1, whole genome shotgun sequence genome includes a region encoding these proteins:
- the HEXB gene encoding beta-hexosaminidase subunit beta isoform X2 produces the protein MMVSVSALRVVLCLLSAPCLGHRLFQEVPEPALQEEGALPVLVAMESPFGSLWPLPQQLQLYPDVLCVPPAEFSIVHGANSTAGHLCVVLQDAFRRYYDYIFGYSKRRDDSVRDMVSGGRLVQLQVVLTSVDNECDKYPSVTSDESYKLIVGDDVAVLQASQVWGALRGLETFSQLVFEDGTGALLINKSQISDAPRFAHRGVLLDTSRHYLPLKTILLNLDAMAFNKMNVFHWHIVDDQSFPYQSIRFPELSNKGAYHPYTHVYSPIDVRLVIEYARLRGIRVVPEFDSPGHVDSWGKGQANLLTPCYKDGEPSGTYGPVNPILNETYNFMYKFFEEISRVFPDQYVHLGGDEVDVSCWKSNPDIAKFMSEHGFGTDYRKLESYYVQKILGVVSELKKGYMVWQEVFDNHDQLKADTVVEVWKERNYQEDMAAVTAAGFQTLLSAPWYLNRISYGQDWIQVYRVEPTNFTGTEQQKQLVIGGEACLWGEFVDATNLTPRLWPRASAVAERLWSNKDVTSVGDAYNRLVKHRCRMVRRGIAAEPLFVGYCDHEISV, from the exons ATGATGGTCTCTGTGTCTGCTCTGCGGGTCGTTCTCTGTCTCCTGTCCGCTCCCTGCCTGGGACATCGCCTGTTCCAGGAGGTGCCGGAGCCCGCCCTGCAGGAGGAGGGTGCATTACCTGTGCTGGTGGCTATGGAGTCCCCTTTCGGCTCCCTGTGGCCGCTCCCCCAGCAGCTCCAGCTGTACCCCGATGTCCTGTGCGTCCCGCCGGCTGAGTTCTCCATCGTCCATGGAGCGAACTCCACGGCCGGGCACCTGTGTGTGGTCCTGCAGGACGCCTTCCGGAG ATACTATGATTATATATTTGGGTACTCTAAAAGGAGAGATGATTCTGTACGTGACATGGTGTCTGGAGGGCGTCTAGTCCAGCTTCAAGTTGTTCTCACTTCTGTAGACAATGAATGCGATAAGTATCCCAGCGTCACATCAGACGAGTCAT ATAAACTGATTGTTGGTGATGATGTTGCTGTTCTACAAGCCAGCCAAGTCTGGGGTGCTTTGAGAG GTCTGGAGACTTTCAGCCAGTTGGTGTTTGAGGACGGCACTGGGGCA cTCCTTATAAACAAATCTCAGATTTCGGATGCCCCAAGGTTTGCACATAGAGGAGTCCTGCTGGACACATCCAGGCATTATCTGCCTTTAAAGACTATTCTTCTAAACTTG GATGCAATGGCTTTTAACAAGATGAATGTgtttcactggcatatagttgaTGATCAATCTTTCCCATACCAGAGCATACGCTTCCCTGAATTGAGTAACAAG GGAGCTTATCATCCATATACACACGTATACAGTCCCATTGATGTCCGTTTGGTGATTGAATATGCTCGACTGAGGGGTATTAGAGTTGTACCAGAGTTCGATTCTCCAGGACATGTAGATTCATGGGGTAAAG GTCAAGCCAATCTCTTGACACCCTGTTACAAGGATGGGGAGCCCAGTGGTACTTATGGGCCTGTGAATCCCATTCTCAATGAGACTTACAACTTTATGTACAAATTCTTTGAAGAAATTAGCAGAGTGTTCCCTGATCAATATGTCCATTTAGGAGGGGATGAGGTAGACGTCTCTTGTTG GAAAAGCAATCCCGATATTGCCAAGTTCATGAGTGAACACGGCTTTGGTACAGACTACCGCAAGCTAGAATCTTACTACGTTCAAAA AATATTGGGAGTAGTGTCGGAACTTAAGAAGGGATATATGGTCTGGCAGGAGGTATTTGATAATCATGATCAG TTAAAGGCAGACACCGTTGTTGAAGTTTGGAAGGAGAGAAACTATCAAGAGGACATGGCAGCTGTCACAGCTGCCGGGTTTCAGACCCTCCTTTCCGCTCCCTGGTACCTAAACCGCATTTCCTATGGTCAAGACTGGATCCAGGTCTACAGAGTTGAGCCAACAAATTTTACTG GGACTGAACAGCAgaagcagcttgtgattggtggaGAAGCTTGTTTATGGGGCGAATTTGTGGATGCTACGAATCTCACTCCAAGACTCTG
- the HEXB gene encoding beta-hexosaminidase subunit beta isoform X1 yields the protein MMVSVSALRVVLCLLSAPCLGHRLFQEVPEPALQEEGALPVLVAMESPFGSLWPLPQQLQLYPDVLCVPPAEFSIVHGANSTAGHLCVVLQDAFRRYYDYIFGYSKRRDDSVRDMVSGGRLVQLQVVLTSVDNECDKYPSVTSDESYKLIVGDDVAVLQASQVWGALRGLETFSQLVFEDGTGALLINKSQISDAPRFAHRGVLLDTSRHYLPLKTILLNLDAMAFNKMNVFHWHIVDDQSFPYQSIRFPELSNKGAYHPYTHVYSPIDVRLVIEYARLRGIRVVPEFDSPGHVDSWGKGQANLLTPCYKDGEPSGTYGPVNPILNETYNFMYKFFEEISRVFPDQYVHLGGDEVDVSCWKSNPDIAKFMSEHGFGTDYRKLESYYVQKILGVVSELKKGYMVWQEVFDNHDQINPDTIVEVWKGQRYTEELSNVTAAGFSTILSAPWYLDYISYGQDWQRYYKIEPLNFNGTEQQKQLVIGGEACLWGEFVDATNLTPRLWPRASAVAERLWSNKDVTSVGDAYNRLVKHRCRMVRRGIAAEPLFVGYCDHEISV from the exons ATGATGGTCTCTGTGTCTGCTCTGCGGGTCGTTCTCTGTCTCCTGTCCGCTCCCTGCCTGGGACATCGCCTGTTCCAGGAGGTGCCGGAGCCCGCCCTGCAGGAGGAGGGTGCATTACCTGTGCTGGTGGCTATGGAGTCCCCTTTCGGCTCCCTGTGGCCGCTCCCCCAGCAGCTCCAGCTGTACCCCGATGTCCTGTGCGTCCCGCCGGCTGAGTTCTCCATCGTCCATGGAGCGAACTCCACGGCCGGGCACCTGTGTGTGGTCCTGCAGGACGCCTTCCGGAG ATACTATGATTATATATTTGGGTACTCTAAAAGGAGAGATGATTCTGTACGTGACATGGTGTCTGGAGGGCGTCTAGTCCAGCTTCAAGTTGTTCTCACTTCTGTAGACAATGAATGCGATAAGTATCCCAGCGTCACATCAGACGAGTCAT ATAAACTGATTGTTGGTGATGATGTTGCTGTTCTACAAGCCAGCCAAGTCTGGGGTGCTTTGAGAG GTCTGGAGACTTTCAGCCAGTTGGTGTTTGAGGACGGCACTGGGGCA cTCCTTATAAACAAATCTCAGATTTCGGATGCCCCAAGGTTTGCACATAGAGGAGTCCTGCTGGACACATCCAGGCATTATCTGCCTTTAAAGACTATTCTTCTAAACTTG GATGCAATGGCTTTTAACAAGATGAATGTgtttcactggcatatagttgaTGATCAATCTTTCCCATACCAGAGCATACGCTTCCCTGAATTGAGTAACAAG GGAGCTTATCATCCATATACACACGTATACAGTCCCATTGATGTCCGTTTGGTGATTGAATATGCTCGACTGAGGGGTATTAGAGTTGTACCAGAGTTCGATTCTCCAGGACATGTAGATTCATGGGGTAAAG GTCAAGCCAATCTCTTGACACCCTGTTACAAGGATGGGGAGCCCAGTGGTACTTATGGGCCTGTGAATCCCATTCTCAATGAGACTTACAACTTTATGTACAAATTCTTTGAAGAAATTAGCAGAGTGTTCCCTGATCAATATGTCCATTTAGGAGGGGATGAGGTAGACGTCTCTTGTTG GAAAAGCAATCCCGATATTGCCAAGTTCATGAGTGAACACGGCTTTGGTACAGACTACCGCAAGCTAGAATCTTACTACGTTCAAAA AATATTGGGAGTAGTGTCGGAACTTAAGAAGGGATATATGGTCTGGCAGGAGGTATTTGATAATCATGATCAG ATTAACCCAGACACTATAGTGGAAGTGTGGAAGGGACAAAGGTATACTGAAGAATTGTCCAATGTGACGGCCGCAGGGTTCTCTACTATCCTCTCAGCCCCCTGGTACCTAGATTACATTAGTTATGGCCAGGATTGGCAAAGATACTACAAAATTGAACCACTAAATTTCAATG GGACTGAACAGCAgaagcagcttgtgattggtggaGAAGCTTGTTTATGGGGCGAATTTGTGGATGCTACGAATCTCACTCCAAGACTCTG